From Aerosakkonema funiforme FACHB-1375, the proteins below share one genomic window:
- a CDS encoding DUF928 domain-containing protein translates to MPILANDSNSGESAEGLPGRRVGGGTRSGTLVAAKPVTALVPENNQGLTTLENPTFYFYVPTTPNSQMLEFVLNDEDGNTIYEKKFTPNGNSGVLGVELPGNGEIQPLEIGKNYRWYFAIVNDPKDRSADNYVNGWIKRVQPSPDIVTKLKDLGALERAGVYADNQLWYDAIAILAQLRRSHPNDSAVEAKWKQLLQSVKLDNITQEPLIEYQAFVQQSAVSGYVSGPQSQ, encoded by the coding sequence ATGCCGATACTGGCAAATGATTCAAATTCCGGTGAATCAGCAGAGGGGTTACCGGGACGACGGGTAGGCGGTGGCACTAGGTCGGGAACATTAGTCGCCGCAAAGCCAGTAACTGCTCTGGTTCCAGAAAATAACCAGGGATTAACTACTCTAGAAAATCCCACATTTTATTTTTATGTTCCTACAACGCCAAATTCACAAATGCTAGAATTTGTGCTTAATGATGAAGACGGCAATACAATTTACGAAAAAAAATTTACCCCTAATGGCAATTCCGGAGTGCTTGGGGTAGAACTTCCTGGCAACGGTGAAATACAACCTCTGGAAATCGGGAAAAATTACCGTTGGTATTTTGCAATTGTTAACGATCCTAAAGATCGCAGCGCTGATAATTACGTGAATGGCTGGATTAAACGAGTCCAACCCAGCCCGGATATAGTTACTAAATTAAAAGACTTAGGAGCATTAGAGCGGGCTGGCGTTTATGCAGATAATCAGCTGTGGTACGATGCTATAGCCATCCTAGCCCAGTTACGTCGTTCCCATCCTAATGACTCAGCTGTAGAGGCTAAATGGAAACAGCTATTACAGTCCGTTAAATTGGACAACATTACCCAAGAGCCTCTAATTGAATATCAAGCTTTTGTGCAGCAATCGGCTGTATCCGGCTATGTATCGGGGCCGCAATCTCAATGA